In the Oncorhynchus tshawytscha isolate Ot180627B unplaced genomic scaffold, Otsh_v2.0 Un_contig_1711_pilon_pilon, whole genome shotgun sequence genome, one interval contains:
- the dscc1 gene encoding sister chromatid cohesion protein DCC1, translating to MSRTLEEVQATIQIAKLKENDLQNTIHCLTFGESVSSGDYCLMELDDTLCKHIEAGKSLVIRGDQDERAVLCSEDKTYDLKIADTSNLLLLVPGCVTPDQLTTDNQTSSQLVHAQIWGFSNSYWELRKRHPKLKKLKRLLMENPYEGPGISGQEDVTEGKYTRGDLLERIQASEEELEAQLQTIHACDVNGYWRLLDFDYEMKLLGHITQLVDSESWSFSKVPLRVSLEELGRLEPQEMIEHSLNCYGRCYMDNGEVFFALNEDKVCRATAQMLLQNAAKFNLAEFQEVWQQSVPEGMGTRLDQLKSLALVDRSSKPETISLLRVEDLPEDTLERFTHLFTMREKWTEEDITPYIQDLCGEKQTTGALLTKYARLSTQNGMKVFNSRRLVAT from the exons ATGTCGAGAACATTAGAAGAGGTGCAGGCGACCATACAAATCGCCAAACTAAAAGAGAATGATTTGCAGAACACAATTCACTGTTTGACTTTTGGAGAAAGCGTCTCGTCCGGAGACTACTGCCTGATGGAACTGGATGACACGCTCTGTAAACACATAGAAGCAGGAAAGAG CCTGGTTATCAGAGGAGACCAGGATGAGAGagctgtcctgtgtagtgaagacAAGACTTATGACCTGAAGATAGCCGACACCTCAAACCTCCTGCTGTTAGTGCCTGGCTGCGTGACTCCAGATCAGCTGACTACTGACAACCAGACCAGCTCTCAGCTGGTCCATGCACAG ATTTGGGGCTTTTCTAACAGTTACTGGGAGTTGAGAAAGCGCCATCCCAAACTAAAGAAGCTGAAGAGACTTCTGATGGAGAATCCGTACGAGGGCCCAGGTATCAGTGGGCAGGAAGATGTCACGGAGGGGAAG TACACTAGGGGAGACCTGCTTGAAAGAATCCAAGCAAGTGAGGAGGAACTGGAGGCCCAACTACAGACTATTCATGCCTGTGATGTCAACG GCTACTGGAGGCTGTTGGATTTTGACTATGAGATGAAGCTACTGGGCCACATCACTCAGCTGGTGGACTCTGAGTCCTGGTCCTTCAGTAAAGTCCCTCTACGTGTCAGTCTGGAGGAGTTAGGACGTCTAGAGCCACA GGAGATGATAGAGCATAGCTTGAACTGTTATGGAAGGTGCTACATGGACAACG GTGAGGTGTTCTTTGCGCTGAACGAGGACAAGGTGTGCAGAGCCACAGCTCAGATGCTGCTGCAGAACGCAGCGAAGTTCAACCTGGCAGAGTTCCAGGAGGTGTGGCAGCAAAGTGTCCCAGAGGGCATGGGCACTAGACTGGACCAGCTGAAG AGTCTAGCCCTTGTGGACCGCAGCTCCAAACCAGAGACCATATCTCTGCTGAGAGTGGAAGACCTTCCCGAGGACACACTGGAGAGATTCACCCATCTCTTCACCATGAGAGAGAAGTGGACCGAGGAGGACATCACCCCTTACATACA GGACTTGTGTGGAGAAAAGCAAACAACTGGAGCTCTTCTTACCAAATACGCTCGTTTGTCCACGCAAAACGGAATGAAAGTCTTCAATTCAAGAAGACTAGTGGCAACATGA